Proteins encoded within one genomic window of Mauremys mutica isolate MM-2020 ecotype Southern chromosome 11, ASM2049712v1, whole genome shotgun sequence:
- the RAB11A gene encoding ras-related protein Rab-11A: MGTRDDEYDYLFKVVLIGDSGVGKSNLLSRFTRNEFNLESKSTIGVEFATRSIQVDGKTIKAQIWDTAGQERYRAITSAYYRGAVGALLVYDIAKHLTYENVERWLKELRDHADSNIVIMLVGNKSDLRHLRAVPTDEARAFAEKNGLSFIETSALDSTNVEAAFQTILTEIYRIVSQKQMSDRRENDMSPSNNVVPIHVPPTTENKPKMQCCQNI; encoded by the exons TTGTACTTATTGGAGACTCTGGTGTGGGCAAGAGTAACCTCCTTTCTCGATTCACTCGCAATGAGTTTAACTTGGAAAGCAAAAGCACTATTGGAGTGGAATTTGCGACAAGAAGCATTCAAGTTGATGGCAAGACAATAAAGGCGCAGATATGGGACACAGCAGGACAGGAACGATACCGAGCTATAACATCAGC GTACTACCGTGGGGCTGTTGGGGCTTTGTTGGTTTATGACATTGCCAAGCACCTCACCTATGAAAACGTGGAGCGATGGTTGAAAGAACTGAGAGATCACGCTGACAGTAACATTGTCATTATGCTGGTGGGTAATAAGAGTGATTTGCGTCACCTGCGCGCAGTCCCTACAGATGAGGCCAGAGCTTTTGCAG AAAAGAATGGCTTGTCATTTATCGAGACATCTGCTTTAGACTCTACGAATGTGGAAGCTGCTTTCCAGACTATTCTGACAG AGATCTATCGTATTGTTTCTCAAAAGCAAATGTCAGACAGACGTGAAAATGATATGTCTCCAAGCAACAATGTGGTTCCCATCCATGTCCCACCAACCACTGAAAACAAACCAAAGATGCAGTGCTGTCAGAATATATAA